In a single window of the Fibrobacter sp. UWB15 genome:
- a CDS encoding FdtA/QdtA family cupin domain-containing protein has product MEWNENQLKEPQLIDIPIAHDQRGNLSVVEGGELVPFDIKRVYYLYDVPGGTTRGGHAHRNLRQLIIAASGSFDVILDDGKKRTKYSLNRSYHGLYIPTMHWREIENFSSGAVCMVLASEHYDESDYIYDYDAFVKESAEK; this is encoded by the coding sequence ATGGAATGGAACGAAAATCAGCTGAAAGAACCGCAATTAATCGATATCCCTATTGCCCATGACCAACGTGGTAACCTGAGCGTCGTGGAAGGGGGCGAACTGGTGCCTTTCGATATCAAGCGAGTGTATTACCTGTACGACGTTCCCGGTGGCACCACCCGTGGCGGACATGCCCATAGGAATCTCCGCCAGCTGATTATTGCTGCAAGCGGCAGTTTCGACGTCATCTTAGATGATGGTAAAAAGCGAACCAAGTATTCCTTGAACCGTTCCTATCACGGACTCTATATTCCCACTATGCATTGGCGCGAAATCGAGAACTTCTCGTCGGGTGCGGTGTGCATGGTCTTGGCGTCCGAACATTACGATGAATCGGACTACATCTACGATTACGATGCTTTTGTAAAAGAGTCTGCAGAAAAATGA
- a CDS encoding glycosyltransferase family 32 protein, producing the protein MIPKKLHYCWFSGEPFPESIQRCIDSWHKFLPDFEWVKWDAEKALSTNLLWVKEALAEKRWAFAADAVRVYALYTEGGIYLDTDVEVLKPFDELLEKPYFFGYENGSQRIEAATMGCEAGFVPLQTLLDYYKEQNFSYDEDEVDQMVLPNILQETFKKFDLTIMSEDVFSPKSFIDGIIRTTVATYSIHHFSSAWRPDSVRKGIERRQALFAKYPRPIAKALSVPLSLWTNLQTLGFAGCINKIIRKFTA; encoded by the coding sequence ATGATTCCTAAAAAACTTCACTATTGTTGGTTTTCTGGCGAACCCTTCCCCGAAAGCATCCAGCGCTGCATTGACAGTTGGCACAAGTTCTTGCCCGACTTTGAATGGGTCAAGTGGGACGCCGAAAAAGCTCTTTCGACAAATCTGCTTTGGGTCAAAGAAGCTCTCGCTGAAAAACGTTGGGCCTTTGCCGCCGACGCCGTAAGGGTTTACGCGCTGTACACAGAAGGCGGAATTTATCTTGACACCGACGTGGAAGTCTTGAAACCATTCGACGAACTTCTCGAGAAGCCTTACTTTTTCGGATACGAAAACGGCTCTCAGCGAATTGAAGCAGCGACGATGGGATGCGAAGCAGGCTTTGTACCCCTGCAAACACTTCTCGATTATTACAAGGAACAGAATTTCAGCTACGACGAAGATGAAGTCGACCAGATGGTGCTTCCGAACATTCTTCAGGAAACGTTCAAGAAGTTCGATCTGACCATCATGAGCGAAGATGTTTTTTCGCCAAAGAGTTTTATCGACGGGATAATCCGTACCACCGTAGCGACCTACAGCATTCACCATTTCAGTAGCGCCTGGCGACCGGATTCTGTCCGCAAGGGAATTGAGCGCAGGCAGGCGCTGTTCGCCAAGTACCCCCGTCCCATTGCCAAGGCACTGTCTGTGCCGTTATCATTATGGACAAACCTGCAGACCCTTGGCTTTGCAGGATGCATCAACAAAATCATCCGGAAATTTACTGCTTAA
- the rpsD gene encoding 30S ribosomal protein S4, which translates to MSSFRGPKGKVARSLGLAVSQKTQKALDRRNFAPGQHGQTRKKSSSVYKQQLVEKQRLRFTYNISEAQLAKAYDEANRRAGSAGDNLMILLETRLDALVYRMGFARTIFAARQYVAHGHFTVNGVRSYSPSRQIKAGDVIAVREGSKEHVQIKEAIANAPATPEYVTVDAGKMEGSLVKLPLRDQIPVKLEEQLVVEYYSR; encoded by the coding sequence ATGTCCTCTTTCCGTGGACCAAAAGGTAAGGTAGCCCGTTCTCTCGGACTCGCCGTCTCTCAGAAGACTCAGAAGGCTCTCGATCGCCGTAACTTTGCACCCGGCCAGCATGGTCAGACCCGCAAGAAGTCTTCTTCCGTGTACAAGCAGCAGCTCGTTGAAAAGCAGCGTCTGCGTTTCACCTACAACATTTCCGAAGCTCAGTTGGCCAAGGCTTATGACGAAGCCAACCGTCGCGCCGGTTCTGCTGGTGACAACCTGATGATCTTGCTCGAAACCCGTCTGGACGCCCTCGTCTACCGCATGGGCTTTGCTCGCACGATTTTCGCAGCTCGCCAGTATGTCGCTCACGGTCACTTCACCGTGAACGGTGTCCGCAGCTACTCTCCGTCCCGCCAGATCAAGGCCGGTGACGTGATTGCAGTTCGCGAAGGCTCTAAGGAACACGTTCAGATCAAGGAAGCCATTGCTAACGCTCCGGCAACCCCTGAATACGTGACTGTCGACGCCGGCAAGATGGAAGGCTCTCTCGTGAAGCTCCCGCTCCGCGACCAGATCCCCGTCAAGCTCGAAGAACAGCTCGTCGTGGAATACTACTCCAGGTAG
- a CDS encoding DegT/DnrJ/EryC1/StrS aminotransferase family protein: protein MMNVPFYSLDYVNRALGDALRESFSDVLDSKWFIRGSRCAAFEESFAAYCGKKACVGVGNGLDALTLMLKASILLGRMAEGDEVIVPANTFVATVLAVRAAGLVPVLVEPNPETCVLDASRLTDACSARTRAVLVVHLYGRLADMPAICEFAKAHNLLVFEDAAQAHGAVLDENKLSSNAAAYSFYPTKNLGAMGDGGAVVTDNQELAQVVRSLGNYGSYEKYVNKYVGVNSRLDEVQAAVLLAKLPHLDSWNRRRQEIAARYCSEIKNPLVRVTPVPANPKSHVWHVFPVFCERRDDLHKFLKERGIETLIHYPIPPHLQEAFDGALSRGELRYGPLPIAEELARTELSIPMGPGMTDEQVAYVVESINAFA from the coding sequence ATGATGAATGTCCCGTTTTATTCGCTGGATTATGTGAATCGCGCTTTAGGTGATGCCCTGCGCGAATCTTTTTCTGATGTTCTTGATTCAAAGTGGTTTATTCGCGGTTCGCGTTGCGCTGCGTTCGAAGAATCCTTTGCGGCCTATTGTGGCAAAAAAGCTTGCGTCGGAGTAGGAAACGGCTTAGATGCGCTGACCTTAATGTTGAAAGCATCTATTCTCCTTGGACGAATGGCAGAAGGCGATGAGGTGATTGTTCCTGCCAACACTTTTGTGGCTACGGTTTTGGCGGTGCGAGCCGCTGGCCTTGTTCCGGTGCTTGTGGAACCGAATCCTGAAACCTGCGTGTTGGATGCGTCTCGGTTAACTGATGCTTGCTCTGCAAGGACCCGTGCCGTTTTGGTGGTGCACTTGTACGGTCGCCTGGCGGATATGCCCGCGATTTGTGAATTTGCAAAGGCGCATAACCTGCTGGTGTTCGAAGATGCTGCTCAAGCACACGGCGCTGTTTTAGATGAGAATAAACTCTCGTCTAATGCAGCGGCCTACAGTTTTTACCCCACTAAAAATCTTGGCGCCATGGGCGACGGGGGAGCGGTGGTGACCGACAATCAGGAACTTGCTCAAGTGGTAAGGTCTCTTGGCAATTACGGCTCTTACGAAAAATATGTGAATAAATATGTGGGTGTAAATTCACGTCTTGACGAAGTCCAGGCGGCTGTACTGCTTGCAAAACTTCCGCATTTGGATTCTTGGAACAGACGCCGTCAAGAAATTGCGGCTCGGTATTGCTCCGAAATCAAGAACCCGCTGGTGCGTGTAACGCCTGTTCCCGCGAATCCGAAATCCCATGTGTGGCATGTGTTCCCGGTATTCTGCGAGCGTCGCGACGATTTGCATAAGTTCCTTAAGGAACGCGGAATAGAAACCTTGATTCATTACCCGATTCCGCCACACCTGCAAGAAGCCTTTGACGGGGCTCTTTCTCGCGGTGAACTTCGCTACGGCCCGCTTCCGATTGCCGAAGAACTGGCCCGTACGGAACTCAGCATCCCGATGGGCCCTGGTATGACCGATGAGCAGGTCGCGTATGTTGTCGAATCCATTAACGCTTTTGCTTGA
- a CDS encoding MauE/DoxX family redox-associated membrane protein, which produces MKKTIISAVLLVVASILVAIGVAEISFPESFLTFTDQDWLIDIWPKAYRYNIHVGLAAIIIATGICVPAYRLQKDFAIRALETLFRVGIGGMFIFASIYKIQDPHQFAVLVAQYQFFPALHLESVNNFFALVYPQFEFWFGLAMIVTPFVRESAFAIFWMFVSFIIALAWALGNDLGITCGCFELEDGDAHDKAEAWTSLIRDLILIWPTLWLATRKNHSLIKVWRRK; this is translated from the coding sequence ATGAAGAAGACGATTATCTCTGCAGTACTGCTCGTTGTAGCCTCGATTCTGGTAGCTATCGGTGTTGCCGAAATTTCGTTCCCGGAATCGTTCTTGACTTTTACCGACCAGGATTGGCTGATTGACATTTGGCCGAAGGCATACCGCTACAATATTCATGTGGGCCTTGCCGCCATCATTATCGCCACGGGCATTTGCGTTCCGGCTTACCGCCTGCAAAAGGACTTTGCCATCCGTGCGCTCGAAACCTTGTTCCGTGTGGGCATTGGCGGCATGTTCATTTTCGCAAGCATCTACAAGATTCAGGACCCGCACCAGTTCGCAGTCCTTGTGGCGCAGTACCAGTTCTTCCCCGCTTTGCACTTGGAAAGCGTGAACAACTTCTTTGCGCTGGTTTACCCGCAGTTTGAATTCTGGTTTGGACTTGCCATGATTGTAACGCCGTTCGTACGTGAATCGGCCTTCGCCATTTTCTGGATGTTCGTAAGCTTTATCATTGCTCTCGCTTGGGCCTTGGGCAATGACCTCGGAATCACTTGCGGTTGCTTTGAGCTTGAAGACGGCGACGCCCACGACAAGGCCGAAGCCTGGACAAGCCTGATTCGCGACTTGATTCTGATTTGGCCGACGCTTTGGCTTGCAACCAGAAAGAACCACAGCCTGATTAAGGTGTGGCGCCGGAAATAG
- a CDS encoding glycosyltransferase, with the protein MQKILFVCDKNECTSFGRLTLNLVKAVSGKFDAHVLWLKTPKFFGEADKNATTSQDSNYESHEVWAKSLYTGYLSFRSPLKKLVKKIQPEIVFFIRPELGFLVPVVKGRAKTVMFVHDTFAETLYPNSTKFKLLNLFYIRPTVKADFFVYNSNWTRGQAADHFGIEMSSKPGAVIGCPIDSALFNKPETKPTFEEKKVFLRKYGIKNFDGMCLNVSLDEPRKNIETFFEMASLRPHVAFVRVGKFSDRLRAIVNEKKLYNVYHFSEFKAHELRDFYRHADLMVYPSLLEGFGLPPIEAIACGTPALCAATSAVKENLDGVCPLINPPTDAEAYARVIDRVLAGENVIDESNAKKLLEHCSMESFSKRVADFFNSISGATP; encoded by the coding sequence ATGCAAAAGATCCTTTTTGTTTGCGATAAAAACGAGTGTACCAGTTTCGGGCGATTGACGCTGAATCTGGTCAAGGCGGTGTCGGGAAAATTCGATGCCCATGTGCTTTGGCTCAAGACTCCCAAGTTCTTTGGTGAAGCCGATAAGAATGCGACGACTTCGCAAGATTCTAACTATGAATCTCACGAAGTGTGGGCGAAATCGCTCTATACGGGATATTTGAGTTTCCGTTCTCCGCTTAAAAAACTGGTCAAGAAAATCCAGCCCGAAATCGTCTTTTTTATTCGGCCGGAACTCGGTTTCTTGGTGCCGGTGGTGAAGGGCCGCGCAAAGACGGTCATGTTCGTGCATGATACCTTTGCCGAAACTTTGTACCCGAACAGCACGAAGTTCAAGTTGTTGAACTTGTTCTACATTCGCCCGACTGTTAAGGCGGACTTTTTCGTGTACAATTCCAACTGGACTCGCGGCCAAGCGGCGGACCATTTTGGCATAGAAATGTCGTCAAAGCCGGGAGCCGTCATCGGTTGCCCCATCGATAGCGCCTTGTTTAACAAGCCCGAAACGAAACCGACGTTTGAAGAAAAGAAAGTTTTTCTGCGCAAGTACGGCATCAAGAATTTTGATGGCATGTGCCTGAACGTAAGCCTCGACGAACCCCGCAAGAATATCGAGACTTTCTTTGAAATGGCAAGCCTCAGGCCGCATGTGGCCTTTGTTCGCGTGGGCAAGTTCTCGGATCGCCTGCGCGCTATCGTGAACGAAAAGAAACTTTATAACGTCTATCATTTTAGCGAGTTTAAAGCGCATGAACTGCGCGACTTTTACCGCCATGCTGACCTCATGGTGTATCCGTCGCTTTTAGAAGGCTTCGGCCTTCCGCCTATCGAAGCGATTGCTTGCGGAACGCCTGCGCTCTGCGCCGCCACCTCGGCTGTCAAGGAAAACCTTGACGGAGTTTGCCCGCTGATCAATCCGCCGACGGATGCCGAGGCATACGCCCGCGTGATCGATCGCGTGCTCGCCGGCGAAAATGTAATCGATGAATCTAATGCAAAAAAACTCCTGGAACATTGTTCCATGGAGTCTTTCAGCAAACGAGTTGCAGATTTTTTTAATTCTATTTCCGGCGCCACACCTTAA
- a CDS encoding glycosyltransferase, with translation MPEVSVIIPVYNTELFLEDCLNSVLAQTFSDFEIIAVDDGSTDNSAAIVEQFAAKDNRIVIIHQENKGLSEARNTGIKAACGNWITFVDSDDMLAPRFLQKLLDAAKQNNASIACSDKQLFWKDSEIANGETATTQAIALSPEKALERALYQKEGPDYSAWSKLYDAQIWQSRRFTPGIYFEDMDCIPQVLLEAKKVAFVPEPLYLNRRHNTSILATAYNYKKAELLDIAEKICTLVEGKSPELQRAAHSNLFSASCSILMRTPDTDEFKDFRTRAWMHIKEYRQETLFNTSSRTRNKAAALISFGGKAVFEFALRRFG, from the coding sequence GTGCCAGAAGTCAGCGTCATCATACCAGTCTATAACACAGAACTGTTCCTTGAGGATTGCTTGAACAGTGTGTTAGCGCAGACATTCTCTGATTTCGAAATCATCGCCGTCGATGACGGTTCTACAGACAACAGCGCTGCCATCGTAGAACAATTTGCAGCCAAAGACAACCGTATCGTCATCATCCATCAAGAAAACAAGGGACTTTCCGAAGCGCGTAACACGGGGATTAAAGCCGCCTGCGGAAACTGGATAACCTTCGTCGATAGCGACGACATGCTGGCCCCCCGTTTTCTACAAAAACTTCTGGACGCCGCAAAGCAGAATAACGCAAGTATCGCCTGCAGCGACAAGCAACTTTTCTGGAAGGACTCTGAAATTGCCAACGGAGAAACGGCAACGACACAAGCGATTGCACTTTCCCCTGAAAAAGCTTTGGAACGAGCTCTCTACCAAAAAGAAGGCCCCGATTATTCTGCCTGGAGCAAACTCTACGACGCCCAAATCTGGCAAAGCCGCAGGTTCACTCCAGGAATCTATTTCGAAGACATGGACTGCATTCCGCAAGTGCTTTTGGAGGCAAAAAAAGTCGCATTCGTTCCCGAGCCGCTTTACCTGAACCGCCGACACAACACGAGCATTCTTGCAACCGCCTACAACTACAAGAAAGCGGAACTGTTGGACATCGCCGAAAAAATCTGCACTCTTGTAGAAGGTAAAAGCCCAGAACTCCAGCGGGCAGCCCACAGCAATCTTTTTAGCGCAAGTTGTAGCATCCTGATGCGCACCCCCGACACCGATGAATTCAAGGATTTCAGGACTCGGGCCTGGATGCACATCAAGGAATACCGCCAAGAGACACTGTTTAACACCAGCAGTCGCACACGCAACAAGGCAGCCGCCCTGATTTCTTTTGGCGGGAAAGCTGTTTTCGAGTTTGCGCTCCGGAGGTTCGGATGA
- a CDS encoding GNAT family N-acetyltransferase: MYEILPYSPELDKRLDHFVECESVNGTFLQTRRFLNYHPAGRFTDASFALEKSGILAAYFPGVVKEQTFISHAGTTFGGPIVAKQFYSGSRLLEILKEADQYLTGRFKNIRFKITPAIFAEESPDLLEYMLEHLGYTRHTELSSYCTLQSDVDPLENCDKDCRRIFKKSEIEGIRFGNLEKAEDFETFYRFLEISKSKHHVHPVHSLQELYDLKDNRIPEHIRFRGMWDGDTLVAVMMLFLFEKTKTIHAQYIAPNPDYTKFQTGCALYVRVMREAALDGYQKISWGISTENGGEVLNESLLRFKESFGAKACVNVTYEK, translated from the coding sequence ATGTACGAAATTTTGCCCTACAGCCCCGAACTAGACAAGCGACTGGATCACTTTGTGGAATGCGAATCTGTCAACGGGACGTTCTTGCAAACCAGACGGTTCTTGAACTACCACCCCGCAGGGCGCTTTACCGACGCCAGTTTCGCGCTTGAAAAAAGCGGGATTCTTGCGGCCTATTTCCCGGGCGTGGTAAAGGAACAAACCTTTATTTCCCATGCGGGGACCACTTTTGGCGGCCCTATTGTCGCAAAGCAGTTCTACAGCGGTTCAAGGCTCCTTGAAATTTTGAAGGAAGCAGACCAGTACCTTACCGGCCGATTCAAAAACATTCGATTCAAGATTACTCCTGCCATTTTCGCCGAAGAAAGTCCAGACCTTCTGGAATATATGCTGGAACACTTGGGATACACGCGCCACACGGAACTGAGTTCGTATTGTACGTTGCAATCCGACGTAGACCCGCTCGAAAACTGCGACAAGGATTGTCGCCGCATTTTCAAGAAATCCGAAATTGAAGGCATCCGATTCGGAAACTTGGAAAAAGCGGAAGACTTTGAGACCTTCTACCGTTTCCTGGAAATTTCGAAATCCAAGCACCACGTGCATCCGGTCCATTCCTTGCAGGAGCTCTACGACCTGAAGGACAACCGTATTCCCGAACACATCCGCTTCCGCGGCATGTGGGACGGAGACACCCTGGTTGCAGTCATGATGCTCTTCTTGTTCGAAAAGACAAAAACCATTCACGCCCAGTACATCGCGCCCAATCCGGATTACACAAAGTTCCAGACCGGTTGCGCCCTATATGTACGCGTGATGCGAGAAGCCGCCCTCGACGGCTACCAGAAAATTTCTTGGGGCATTTCTACCGAAAACGGCGGAGAAGTCTTGAACGAAAGCCTACTCCGATTCAAGGAATCTTTTGGCGCCAAGGCTTGCGTGAACGTTACTTACGAAAAATGA
- a CDS encoding O-antigen translocase, translating to MPSDLKFAKLFAGSGAVTLFNALRAFAINKLLAVFLPPAAFACVGQFLNLMNIGQATSSLALQNGWTALTAQNKDKREKLLGIWRGGLRLTTFASLFTFVVALLFCFMAPLEVLLPGVPVRLAQAAILFALPGILATNIITITAAVMNGLGENRKWATINMVASIWQVLWVAFFLYTGRLSVLSIIATQSVVAAIFAIQVASRAGFSVKHIWKTALDTRGPWLSYALMGLIPMVLAPVVLTFIRTIVGMRFGGDAAGIWQSVWKVSDFLFMAMSAILTVILLPRVSPQMTRQDFFAMFHPLLLRIMGISLAMVSALYFGRSILVQVLFSQAYMGAVDYLPIQLVGDFFRSGGFALALVLIARAETKKFLVVEIASELLLAVGTYVGIRMFGFNGPMMAYAFENFVYIVALYIVVRRLKWNTP from the coding sequence ATGCCCTCAGATTTGAAATTTGCGAAACTTTTTGCCGGCTCCGGTGCGGTCACGTTGTTCAATGCGCTTCGCGCCTTTGCCATAAATAAGTTGTTGGCTGTTTTTCTGCCGCCTGCCGCCTTTGCGTGTGTGGGGCAGTTCCTGAATTTAATGAATATTGGCCAGGCCACGTCTTCGTTGGCTTTGCAGAATGGTTGGACTGCCTTGACAGCCCAGAATAAGGACAAGCGCGAAAAGCTTCTTGGCATTTGGCGTGGTGGGCTACGCCTTACAACTTTTGCGAGCTTGTTCACTTTTGTGGTGGCTCTCCTATTCTGCTTTATGGCGCCGCTTGAGGTGTTATTGCCCGGAGTCCCTGTGCGTCTTGCCCAGGCAGCCATCCTGTTTGCTTTGCCCGGAATTCTTGCGACAAATATCATCACCATAACGGCGGCCGTCATGAATGGCCTTGGTGAAAATCGCAAGTGGGCGACTATTAACATGGTGGCTTCGATATGGCAAGTGTTGTGGGTCGCTTTCTTCCTTTATACGGGGCGCCTTTCGGTTCTTTCTATTATTGCGACCCAGTCGGTGGTGGCGGCCATATTTGCTATTCAGGTGGCCAGTCGTGCCGGCTTTAGCGTTAAGCATATTTGGAAGACGGCTCTTGATACAAGGGGCCCATGGTTGTCCTATGCACTGATGGGCCTTATCCCGATGGTGCTAGCGCCTGTGGTACTTACCTTTATTCGAACGATAGTGGGCATGCGTTTTGGCGGTGATGCTGCAGGTATCTGGCAGAGTGTGTGGAAGGTCTCTGATTTTCTCTTTATGGCCATGTCCGCCATTTTGACAGTGATTCTTCTGCCGCGAGTTTCGCCTCAGATGACTCGTCAAGATTTTTTCGCAATGTTCCATCCGTTGTTACTTCGCATTATGGGAATTTCATTGGCGATGGTTTCAGCCCTGTACTTTGGCCGAAGCATATTAGTGCAGGTGCTTTTTTCGCAGGCGTACATGGGAGCTGTCGATTATTTGCCGATCCAGTTGGTGGGCGATTTCTTTCGGTCGGGAGGCTTTGCGCTTGCCTTGGTGCTGATTGCCCGGGCCGAAACCAAAAAATTCCTGGTGGTAGAAATAGCGTCAGAACTGCTGCTTGCTGTCGGTACTTACGTGGGAATTCGCATGTTTGGATTTAATGGTCCTATGATGGCGTACGCTTTTGAGAATTTCGTGTATATAGTTGCTCTTTACATCGTTGTGCGGAGGCTCAAGTGGAATACTCCATAA
- a CDS encoding EAL domain-containing response regulator codes for MVIEDNPDCQETFQNVLEESYNITVVGNTQEALLLLMDAPTTYSLILLEQDLPDDTCIEFLKQRNAQSFLQNIPVIVITGENDESGCYKLGADEFIRKPLSSPDIILARCERTIALYESKNLVQQTERDKLSGLYTIDYFFEYLKQILPLDMGSDRDAVVIDIEHFRLINEIYGRGTGDLVLAEIGVYLQQVLTTLNAIACRASADVFYVYCIHQDDYQELQTALQTILTHYIKVSNIRVRVGVWHYVERGMIDPETWFDRAKSACDRISGNFTISVSTYNSGLHSKHLREERLIRDVYEAIERKDLRVYYQPKYAIQGDKPHLRSAEALIRWIHPTLGFINPGDFIPLFESNGLIQMVDYYVWKEAAAQIRRWKDEYDFTVPVSVNVSRIDIYDPDLENKFCNILKENNLSPSEYMIEITESAYAENAQGLIEVLDSMRKKGFKIEMDDFGTGYSSLGMLTEIPIDILKIDMSFVRSMEKHEKNKRMVELIIDIAKFLKVPCVAEGVETESQLRALRRMGCDVIQGYFFSKPVAPEDFAKFIEKEKSLWTK; via the coding sequence ATGGTGATCGAAGACAATCCAGATTGCCAGGAAACTTTTCAAAATGTCCTGGAAGAGTCTTACAACATCACTGTTGTCGGCAACACGCAAGAAGCTTTGCTTTTATTGATGGACGCCCCCACAACCTATTCCCTTATTTTACTGGAACAAGACCTACCCGACGACACCTGTATCGAATTTTTAAAGCAACGAAACGCCCAAAGCTTTTTGCAGAACATTCCCGTCATCGTCATTACAGGAGAAAACGATGAAAGCGGATGTTACAAACTGGGTGCAGACGAATTCATACGCAAGCCTCTGAGTTCCCCCGACATTATTCTGGCCCGCTGCGAACGCACCATAGCTTTATACGAAAGCAAGAACCTGGTGCAACAGACCGAAAGGGACAAGCTCTCGGGACTTTATACCATTGACTATTTCTTTGAATACCTGAAGCAGATACTCCCGCTGGACATGGGTTCTGACCGCGATGCCGTTGTCATTGACATCGAACATTTCCGTTTGATTAACGAAATTTACGGACGCGGTACCGGCGACCTGGTTCTGGCAGAAATCGGGGTCTACCTGCAACAAGTGCTTACAACCTTGAATGCGATTGCCTGCCGCGCCAGCGCAGACGTTTTCTACGTATACTGCATTCACCAAGATGACTACCAAGAGCTTCAGACAGCGCTTCAGACTATTCTTACCCATTATATCAAAGTAAGCAATATCCGAGTCCGTGTGGGCGTATGGCATTACGTAGAACGGGGAATGATTGACCCCGAAACATGGTTTGACCGTGCCAAGAGCGCTTGCGACCGCATTAGCGGAAACTTTACGATTTCTGTATCCACATACAACAGTGGACTACACAGTAAGCATCTTCGCGAAGAACGCTTGATTAGGGACGTTTACGAAGCGATCGAACGCAAGGACTTGAGGGTGTACTACCAGCCCAAGTATGCTATTCAAGGCGACAAGCCGCACCTGCGCAGTGCCGAGGCGCTTATCCGCTGGATTCACCCGACTCTCGGCTTTATCAATCCGGGAGACTTCATTCCTTTGTTCGAATCGAACGGCCTGATTCAGATGGTTGACTACTACGTGTGGAAAGAAGCCGCCGCCCAAATCCGCCGCTGGAAGGACGAATATGACTTTACCGTTCCCGTGTCGGTAAACGTTTCGCGTATTGACATTTACGATCCGGATCTTGAGAACAAATTCTGCAACATTTTGAAAGAGAACAATCTCTCGCCCAGCGAGTACATGATCGAAATTACCGAAAGTGCCTACGCCGAAAACGCACAGGGCTTAATCGAAGTGCTCGACAGCATGCGCAAGAAAGGGTTTAAAATCGAAATGGACGACTTTGGTACCGGTTATTCTTCGCTCGGCATGCTGACCGAAATTCCGATCGACATTCTAAAAATCGACATGTCTTTTGTCCGCAGCATGGAAAAACACGAAAAGAACAAGAGGATGGTGGAACTGATTATCGATATCGCCAAATTCTTGAAGGTTCCTTGCGTTGCCGAAGGTGTCGAAACTGAATCTCAGCTGCGCGCACTCAGAAGAATGGGTTGCGACGTAATTCAGGGCTATTTCTTTTCGAAGCCGGTGGCGCCTGAAGATTTCGCCAAGTTTATTGAAAAAGAAAAAAGCCTGTGGACTAAATAA
- a CDS encoding glycosyltransferase, with protein MEYSITNMFAEKMTENVYVKAFAQGVETEQRELPPLVSVLMASYNHENFVEAAVRSIMAQRGVAFELIVVDDGSKDSSPQILEKLQAELGFTYVHRENKGLMPTMHELLSMARGKYFCSFASDDIMPKGRLEAQAKYLESHPEDPMCFGQIIVMDAEGHHGSDPDPRYTRSIPRVTFEQFFLGQREIHGCTEMIRLDVFREMGGYDSEYPFEDFPQWLKFLHKYGSLPVLPALCCYYRVHGNNMSSNRALMYGTFLKVLERYKDHPLYPKVVKIWKSHWFSALCYSDKKEALRKLPELWSLSLPFLKRLPKLFIPRFLLKQ; from the coding sequence GTGGAATACTCCATAACGAATATGTTTGCCGAAAAAATGACGGAAAATGTTTACGTGAAGGCTTTTGCTCAAGGCGTAGAAACCGAGCAACGTGAACTTCCTCCGCTTGTGTCGGTGTTGATGGCTAGCTACAATCACGAGAACTTTGTGGAGGCGGCTGTTAGGTCTATAATGGCGCAGAGGGGCGTTGCCTTCGAGTTGATTGTCGTTGATGACGGCAGCAAGGATTCTTCTCCGCAAATCTTGGAAAAGCTGCAGGCGGAACTCGGCTTTACCTATGTACATCGCGAAAATAAGGGCTTGATGCCTACGATGCATGAATTGTTGTCGATGGCTCGCGGAAAATATTTCTGCTCCTTTGCCTCCGATGACATCATGCCTAAAGGCAGGCTAGAAGCCCAGGCAAAATATCTGGAATCGCACCCCGAAGACCCGATGTGTTTTGGGCAGATTATTGTGATGGATGCCGAAGGTCATCACGGAAGTGACCCCGATCCCCGCTACACGCGCTCTATTCCTCGAGTGACCTTTGAACAGTTCTTCCTCGGACAGCGAGAAATTCACGGCTGCACCGAAATGATTCGCTTGGATGTTTTCCGCGAAATGGGCGGCTACGATTCCGAGTATCCCTTCGAAGATTTCCCGCAGTGGCTCAAGTTTCTGCATAAGTATGGCTCTTTACCGGTACTGCCGGCGTTGTGCTGCTACTATCGTGTTCACGGCAACAACATGTCATCGAATCGTGCATTGATGTATGGCACATTCTTGAAGGTGCTTGAACGCTACAAAGACCACCCTCTTTATCCGAAGGTGGTCAAGATTTGGAAATCGCACTGGTTTTCGGCATTGTGCTATTCAGACAAGAAAGAAGCGCTTCGCAAGCTGCCGGAGCTCTGGTCGCTTTCGCTTCCGTTCCTTAAACGCCTCCCAAAACTTTTTATTCCGCGTTTCTTGCTTAAGCAGTAA